A window of Ficedula albicollis isolate OC2 chromosome 15, FicAlb1.5, whole genome shotgun sequence genomic DNA:
GCCAGCTTGATCTGCCCCAGTAGCAGGCTCTTCTGGGTGGCTGTGCTCTGGATGTGGGTCCAGCGTGACTCCTGGGGGACAGAGTGAACCCCTGACCACTAccctctgtgccccccaggCCAGGCCAGGGGGATCCAGGAGTCCTGTGTATCCTccccatgcagagctgctgctcagctcagcccagaggaTGCTACCACATTGCGGGTGTGCAGCACACCTGGggtctgcactgctgcccttcTCCCGGGGGTCCTTGGGCACCCCACACGCCCCTTACCCACTGCAGCACATCTCGGCGAACAGCCTCCAGCCGTGTGTGCAGCCGGGCCAGCTCGTCCCTggtgcccaggagctgggtgctgctctcctgacagTACcgctccagctgtgccctgccctgggccagcagctcctgcccggcTTCTGCCTCCCGTGCCAGCGCTGCCCGCACCCCTGCCAGCACCCCGAAATGCTCCAGCATGGCCGGCACGTCCTGGaactgggcagggagaggcgGCTGAGAggccaggggctggagggatgaCCGCTCCAAGGGTTTGGGGCACACAGCACCCCTcgctcagggggggggggggggggggggggggggggggggggggggggggggggggggggggggggggggggggggggggggggggggggggggggggggggggggggggggggggggggggggggggggggggggggggggggggggggggggggggggggggggggggggggggggggggggggggggggggggggggggggggggggggggggggggggggggggggggggggggggggggggggggggggggggggggggggggggggggggggggggggggggggggggggggggggggggggggggggggggggggggggggggggggggggggggggggggggggggggggggggggggggggggggggggggggggggggggggggggggggggggggggggggggggggggggggggggggggggggggggggggggggggggggggggggggggggggggggggggggggggggggggggggggggggggggggggggggggggggggggggggggggggggggggggggggggggggggggggggggggggggggggggggggggggggggggggggggggggggggggggggggggggggggggggggggggggggggggggggggggggggggggggggggggggggggggggggggggggggggggggggggggggggggggggggggggggggggggggggggggggggggggggggggggggggggggggggggggggggggggggggggggggggggggggggggggggggggggggggggggggggggggggggggggggggggggggggggggggggggggggggggggggggggggggggggggggggggggggggggggggggggggggggggggggggggggggggggggggggggggggggggggggggggggggggggggggggggggggggggggggggggggggggggggggggggggggggggggggggggggggggggggggcggccaGCCCGGCCACCGCCTGTCCGGGGCACGGGGTCAGCGGCCACCATCCCCCGGCCAGCCGGCCACCAGCCCCTGGCCATCGTGCGGCCAGCCCGCCACCCTCCGGTCAGCCCTGCCCCGAGCCCCAGCCCCGCACCTTTAGGAACGAGTCAAAGCTGAGCACGGCGTCGCGGTGCTGCTCTTGCCTGCgggccagctcctgctggcgctgcgccgggggggggggggggggggggggggggggggggggggggggggggggggggggggggggggggggggggggggggggggggggggggggggggggggggggggggggggggggggggggggggggggggggggggggggggggggggggggggggggggggggggggggggggggggggggggggggtgtccccatggcgcccctggggcagcctcacctgccGCCGGCTCTGCAGCTCCCGCTCCAGCTCCGCCAGCTGCCGCCTCTTGAGCAGCACACGGGTGGATGATGGCAGCAGCGTGGCGGGGTCCCGCGCTGCCCCCGGGCTGCCCCGGGCTGCGAGCAGCTCGGCTGGGCTGCGGAGGGACAGCCTGGGCACGGCATCTGCCACCGTGGCACGGGCGGGGCCCCCTGCTGAAACTCCTGTGGGATTGCAGGGTGCCGAGAGCAGGGTGCCCGTGCTCAGCTGGGGACACGCTGCCAGCCGCCGTGTCCCCatggcacacctggggcagcctcacctgccGCCGGCTCTGCAGCTCCCGCTCCAGCTCCGCCAGCTGCCGCCTCTTGAGCAGCACACGGGTGGATGATGGCAGCAGCGTGGCGGGGTCCCGCGCTGCCCCCGGGCTGCCCCGGGCTGCGAGCAGCTCGGCTGGGCTGCGGAGGGACAGCCTGGGCACGGCATCTGCCACCGTGGCACGGGCGGGGCCCCCTCGGGCCACCGCTGCCGCGGGGAGCCCGGCCCGCTCGCCCGGGTGCGCGGGGATCGTCAGGAGCCAcgcagggccagccctgcctgcgCCCGTGCTCTTGGCCACCCCTCCCACTTCAGACCCCAAACTCAGCTTTCCTGTCAGAATCCAGGAATGACCCCGCCTCGCCCCAGCCCATGGCTGCACtgtcctctcctccctgggagcctcagctggggacactgcacccACCCAGTGACACCATCCTGGCAGCGGCACCCGGAGATGGGAACACAAACCGAGCTCTCGGGGCACACAGGCCATGCTGGGCTGGTTGCCATCCCTTTGGTCACTTGCCagggggagggcagaggggtcTCACTCACAGCAGCCGCAGCTTGTCCCGGAAAGCCGCTCGCAACCGCTTCTCCAGCTCCGAGTCCATCTCGGCCGGCGCCTCCTCCTCGCCCAGGGGCCGGGACAGCCgaggtggtggcagcagcacaacagagttgccaggggcagccagaggcTCCCGCAGCTCCCGGGATTTTCCTGGCCTGGCTCCGAGCGCCGCTGCGAGGGCGcggtgctgggcacagggaatgcaCCAGGGCTGCTCGCAGGGAggctccagctctcagccctcGAACCACCCCACCCTTCCACCCACACTCCgctccctccagcccccagaCCCTGGTCCAGCCCCTCAGGACCCTCCGTTCAGGCTCCACCGCCCTTCAGAGACCACCGTCCCCacccctctctgtgcccttcagcctgctccagctcacACTGTCCCGACACTGCACGGATGGCTCAGACCCCCTGACTTCACCCACAGTGCAGACCCTGCCTCTCTCTTGTGTCCCAGGAGTGCTTCCCTAAAACTGCACAGCCCATCAGATCCCCTGGGATCCCCCGTGTGCTGTCAGGTCCCCTTTGTCCCCCCATATGTGTGCTCACGTCCCCATTACCCTACCCCCACACTTGTTAACTCCTGACTTGGACGCAGAGCAACACTGCAGAAGGaacaggggaaaaatatttataatataaacAATTCAGCCCCCCAGAGTCAGTGTCACCCATGTCCTGCCCACACAGCCCTTGTTTCTTCCCTTGGCCCAGGACCACCATGGCCCCTGGTGACTTTctccaccccagagctgctcaggagaCTGAGCCAGAACCCAAACGGGAATTCAAGCCTGCCACAGGCATTGAAGCAAGGAGGTATTCCCATGTTCTGCCTGTCCTGGGTGTCACCTTGTTCCCACACTGGAATTCAAGCCTGTCACAGGCATTGAAGCAAGGAGGTATTCCATGTTCTGCCTGTCCTGGGTGTCACCTTGTTTTAGGGACACTCAAGACTCAAGGAGTAAaatggaagaggagagaagaaatggagaaacaCAGCTGGGGAAAGACGGAGTGAAACTGTGGCAGGGGCAGGTGAAaatggaagagagaagaaatggagaaacaCAGCTGGGCAAAGACGGAGTGAAACTGTGGCAGGGGCAGGTGGAGAGAGAAGTGGGAAGGCTCTGCCTGAAGCATCCTGGGACAGGACACTGACAGCCTGTGCTCAGCTACACACAATGAGGGCCTGCTTGATGCTGGATTCCAGCTGGAGGTCTGTATGCCTCCTCAAGGAGGGACAGAAGCTATGAGCCTTGTGTCTCTTCTCACTTCCTCTGGAGACACCCTGCCATGGAGCTCATCCTCATCACCTACACAGGGTACAGAGCAGGGGCATCTCAGCTACAACAGCCATCACAAactcctccctccctgggccGCTCTGGGAAGgcccacagctcagcagaggcGGCTCCTCACCTTCTGTGAGGTGGTTCAGGTGAGCAGCCTGGGCCCTGCTCCCACCGACCAGCGCCACGGCCTCGtgctcagtgcagctgctcagggcctCCTCAGACCCCTTCCCCTCCTCGTCATCCTCAGAGTCCACCAGCACCAAGACATCCCCTGAGTCTGCATtcctgggaacagcagagcaAGCTGGATGGAAGGCTGAGGAgagcctgctccctgccctgcaggaaggCTGAGTAGTGATGCCATGAGGGACTGGGCTGAGGAATGTCAACTCACCTGAATGCAGCACCtgaatgagagagaaaagagagacgGCGTTACAGAAACTGCCCCTCTGGGAGTGCCACTGGTTTTACTGGACTGGACAAGCCCTGCCAATCCTGCCCCCACATCTGTGCCTCCCCCAGACGATCACTGGTAGCCCCATACAGATGTGGAGGTGACCTGCCCAGACATGGCACAGGCAACCCTGACTGACTCCAGCATCCAAGTGGGTTAGGGATAAAGCCCACTTCAGGGCTTTTAGGGAAGGAGGAACCCAATCCCTACCTCTGAGGCACAGGAGGGGATTGTAGTACAACACAACCCCAGTGACAGTGAGGACAGTCAGGAgggacagggccaccacagCCCCCACGACCCCAACGATGTTcactggctctgcagagaggggacacaggtgggTGAGGAATTCTCAGTGTAAGCCAAAGAGCAggtgtgctgtgtccccaggccctcctgccacagccccactcaCCTTTCACCGTGAGGCACACAAagagctccctgagccccaCGGGGTTCTGGGCCTTGCAGACGTAGCAGCCGCCGTCAGTGCCCTGGGAGCAGTTCTGGATGGTGAGCCGGGACACGTTCCCCTCCTGGGAGATGAGGAATCTCCCCCCGGGCTGGATCTCCACCTCGGGCTGGGTGAtgtccctgagccagctgaGCCGAGCCGCCGGCGTGCTCTCGGTCACCCGGCAGGTCAGGGTCACGTTGTCACCCACAAAGCAGGTCTGCGGGGGATCAGATTCCAGGGAGGGGAGCTCTGAACAGCCCcgggggaaagaaaacaaaaaccgGAGTCAAGGAGGGAATGGAGGCAATTAACATAAGGAGCAATCAAGCTTCTGGCTGATTAATAATCATTAACAGaagggaggcaggcaggaatCTGGAAGTTGAGCACTATAGGTTTGGCATCTGGCTCACTCAGGAGCCTCCCAAGGAGAAACCTTCCACGGTGCTCAGTCCCTTCTGACACCTGTCTTCCCATCCCCAGCGAAAAATGGTCTGAGGGTGGCCAGCAGGTAGatggcagagaggagaaaagcagccCAGGCATTATTTTCCCTGGGATCAGCAGAGCTCTTGTGAAGCCTTGGCAACCCTTGGAGGATAAATAGGCCAGATTCTCATCAGCCACTCAGGTCCCTGAGACGCTTGAAGGGCACACACAACCCTTAAACCCCATCTcaggctgcccacagcccccAAACCACCTCTCACTTTCACACAGGTGTGTGAAGCTTTCCACAGGTGAAAACACTGCTGGGGTGGTATCTGTTAGTCCCTAAAGATGGgcccaaaacacagctcagctaCAACTCTGCTGTGATGGATCTCAGCTGCAGGACatctgtgcctctgctgcacATGTGCCCTTGCCATGCTTCCTCCTGGCTTCCCTCAGtgctctggagagcagggagtgACCAGGGTACCCACCTGCCCCACGTTCACAGCTTCACTGGCAGTTAATGAGGCAGCAAATCCACTCACTGATCTCCACAGTGCaggcaggctgctcctgcttcaCCACGTGGCTGCCCACACACTTGAAGACTTTTCTGTGGGAGAGGTGGGAGCTGTTCAGTGTCTCCACGTGGGTGTCTGAGGAGCTGGTGGAGCTGATGACCCAGCTGGAGTTCTCCAAATCCTGCCCCTCCTCTCTCCAGTGCAGGGTGGGGTGGGGGTACCCCCCGGGccagctgcagaacagctgcagCATCTGCCCCGACGAGGTCTCAGCCCAGCACTTTGGGGTTGCCTGTGGTGGATCTATTAGCAAGGACAGCACATGGTCAGAAACACTTGCAGGGCTGGAATTCATTTGTCATCATTCCCGTTGAAAAATTTTTGCTGGTTTCCCTGCAAGTCTTGCTCCCTGAcctgcatcccacagccccaggcgTGCACAGCTGTAAGTgacagccagcagggagcaaGAGGGGCTGTCAGAGTCCCCACAGCCAAGCCTTGAGGGAGGGAAAATATTAATGCCACAGCTTTATCCAATGGAAATGAGATAAACACAGCAGGAGAATGAAATCCCACTGCCCTGGTTCTCATGGCACCAGGGAGGGACACTGAGTCATCACTTGAGAACAAGGCACAGTCCTggctctctcccagctgctcctgccacacaCAGATCCACACACGTGCAGATTTAACAGCCAGAGGGATTCCGGACTCTGATCCAGGCAGAATTAACAGGCCATGCCCCTGTGTGTGCCTAATGCAGTGCTCAACAAGACCCCACCAAGAGATCAAAGCAAGCCGCACACCAGAGGTGTCAGAGTGGTATCTGAGGCTTATTGTGGGGAACATATATTCAGG
This region includes:
- the LOC101809147 gene encoding uncharacterized protein LOC101809147, with amino-acid sequence MACVPRELGLCSHLRVPLPGWCHWVGAVSPAEAPREERTVQPWAGARRGHSWILTGKLSLGSEVGGVAKSTGAGRAGPAWLLTIPAHPGERAGLPAAAVARGGPARATVADAVPRLSLRSPAELLAARGSPGAARDPATLLPSSTRVLLKRRQLAELERELQSRRQVRLPQVCHGDTAAGSVSPAEHGHPALGTLQSHRSFSRGPRPCHGGRCRAQAVPPQPSRAARSPGQPGGSAGPRHAAAIIHPCAAQEAAAGGAGAGAAEPAAQRQQELARRQEQHRDAVLSFDSFLKAVAGLAPLASQPPLPAQFQDVPAMLEHFGVLAGVRAALAREAEAGQELLAQGRAQLERYCQESSTQLLGTRDELARLHTRLEAVRRDVLQWESRWTHIQSTATQKSLLLGQIKLAVLNLFQQMTAQLRIPMDRAQEDTKAQLDMVLRCMQGLADVCATGTHPQNHRSARLLRDQE
- the VSIG10 gene encoding V-set and immunoglobulin domain-containing protein 10; amino-acid sequence: MQLLGALPPARLLLALCVWRLVPRREAAGTDEVVFGQVGGNVLLLCRNVSKEATEVVWFQGDPHAFPPLFSSRVSFPPDIRFSLVDNSSLSITQLRVQDEGNYTCREVLNKTDHEHRVQLLVAHPPQATPKCWAETSSGQMLQLFCSWPGGYPHPTLHWREEGQDLENSSWVISSTSSSDTHVETLNSSHLSHRKVFKCVGSHVVKQEQPACTVEIKLPSLESDPPQTCFVGDNVTLTCRVTESTPAARLSWLRDITQPEVEIQPGGRFLISQEGNVSRLTIQNCSQGTDGGCYVCKAQNPVGLRELFVCLTVKEPVNIVGVVGAVVALSLLTVLTVTGVVLYYNPLLCLRGAAFRNADSGDVLVLVDSEDDEEGKGSEEALSSCTEHEAVALVGGSRAQAAHLNHLTEGDEDELHGRVSPEEVRRDTRLIASVPP